Proteins encoded together in one Luteibaculum oceani window:
- the rpsO gene encoding 30S ribosomal protein S15: MYLTTEVKQEIFKEHGKSEKDTGSTEGQIALFTHRIKHLTGHLKNNKKDFRTQKALLDLVGKRRSLLDYLKKKDIQRYRAIIAKLGIRK, translated from the coding sequence ATGTATCTAACTACAGAAGTAAAACAAGAAATTTTTAAAGAACACGGTAAGTCTGAGAAAGATACCGGTTCAACTGAAGGGCAAATCGCTCTATTCACACACAGAATTAAGCACCTAACAGGTCACCTTAAGAACAACAAAAAGGACTTTAGAACTCAAAAAGCTCTTTTAGATTTAGTAGGTAAGAGAAGATCTTTACTAGATTACCTTAAGAAAAAAGACATTCAGCGTTATCGTGCAATTATTGCTAAATTGGGCATCAGAAAATAA
- the accD gene encoding acetyl-CoA carboxylase, carboxyltransferase subunit beta has product MGWFKRIKRGITTSTTEKKETPEGLWWKCKECSHVVSSEDHGKNKHVCESCGYHDRLDAIGYFDLLFDNGDFTEFNAEITSADPLNFEDTKKYTDRIQATIKKTGLKDAVRTAHGKIEQSDAVVAAMDFKFIGGSMGSVVGEKISLAIDKAIELNAPFIMISKSGGARMMEAGFSLMQMAKTSAKLTLLAKAQLPYISVLTNPTTGGVTASFAMLGDINIAEPKALIGFAGPRVVKETIGKDLPEGFQTSEFLLEHGFLDFIVSRDDLKEKLAQQIRFFQG; this is encoded by the coding sequence ATGGGTTGGTTTAAAAGAATTAAAAGAGGAATTACCACATCTACCACCGAGAAGAAGGAAACCCCTGAAGGACTGTGGTGGAAATGTAAAGAGTGTAGTCATGTGGTTTCTTCTGAGGATCACGGTAAAAACAAACACGTATGTGAATCTTGTGGTTACCACGATCGCCTAGACGCAATCGGTTATTTCGACTTATTATTTGATAACGGAGATTTCACCGAGTTTAATGCAGAAATCACTTCAGCAGACCCACTTAACTTCGAGGACACCAAAAAATATACCGATAGAATCCAGGCTACAATTAAAAAAACTGGGTTAAAGGATGCTGTAAGAACCGCACACGGTAAAATTGAACAAAGCGACGCTGTTGTTGCAGCAATGGATTTTAAATTCATTGGGGGATCGATGGGATCTGTGGTAGGAGAAAAAATTTCCCTCGCCATAGACAAAGCCATTGAGTTAAATGCACCTTTCATTATGATATCAAAGTCGGGGGGTGCACGAATGATGGAAGCTGGATTTTCGCTAATGCAAATGGCAAAAACCAGTGCCAAGCTTACACTGCTTGCTAAGGCGCAACTACCATACATTTCGGTATTAACAAACCCAACTACAGGAGGTGTTACTGCTTCATTTGCAATGCTTGGAGACATTAACATTGCCGAACCAAAAGCACTAATCGGATTTGCGGGACCAAGGGTTGTAAAGGAAACAATTGGTAAAGATTTACCAGAAGGCTTCCAAACTTCAGAATTTTTGTTGGAGCACGGATTCCTTGATTTTATTGTATCCAGAGACGACTTAAAGGAAAAACTTGCACAGCAAATTCGCTTTTTCCAAGGATAA